GTTTAAAAGTTGGTATAATTGGTCTTATGAAACAGTAGGCCTTGTGGATGAACACTTAAATCTAATTGCCGGGGCGCTACTATTAAGAAGAAAAATACCAGGAACATTTAAAACAATTTTATATGCACCTAGAGGTTTTGTACTAGACTATACCGATGAAGAAGTGCTTGAAAAATTTATTTATCATTTAAAAAGTTATGGAAAAAAAACAAAAGCAATGTTCGTAAAAATCGATCCTTGTATAAAGCACCGTGAACATAATATAGAGGGACAAGTAATAGAAGGTGGTATAAATAACACAGGGATTATTGATAAATTAATTAATTATGGGTTTGTATATAAAAAGGGTGCATTAGGTTTTGAAAGCACACAGCCTAGATTTGTTTTTGAGTTAGATATTAATCGTGATGAGTTAGATGTATTGAAAAACTTTCATCATAAAACTAGATATAACATAAGATTGGCTGAAAGAAAAGGCATAGAAATACACCAAGGTAAAAAGGATGATTTAAAAGAATTTTCAAGGATTATGAAAGTTACAGGAGATAGAGACGGTTTTATCACTAGACCCTTGAGTTATTTTGAAAAAATGCATGATACATTAGGAGATAAAAACAGAATGAAATTGTTTATTGCTAAGTACAATATTAACAAAGCATTAGACAATATTAATGAGGAGCTTGCTGCCATAAATACAACGAGGGATAATACAATAGAAAAAAATGAGAAGTTAATTCTTCAAAAAAATGAACTTTTAGAATTAAAAAAGAATAATCCCAATGATATCATTGTATCTGGTGCAATTTTACTATTATCAGGCAAAAGAGCTTGTTACTTATATGGTGCTAGCGATAATGTTTACCGCAATCTAATGCCTAATTATTTATTGCAGTGGGAGATGATTAAATATGCTATGAGCAAGGGCTGCCTAATATATGATTTCAGAGGAGTTTCTGGTGATTTAGACCCAAACAATCCACTATATGGTTTGTATAAGTTTAAAAAAGGCTTTAATGGTGAATTTGTAGAATACATTGGAGAATTTGATCTAGTAATAAATAAATATTATTATAAGTTATGGGAATTTTGTTTGCCTAAATTAAAGAGTGTATCACATAAGCTTAAAAAATAATAAAAAGACACTTGGGGGATTATTATTATGAATAAAAGTTTATATTGGTATTGGATGTGTAATATAAAAGGAATTGGACAAAAAAAGACAGCAAAGTTACTTGATTGCTTTGGGGATCCTGAAGGTGTTTGGAGAGCATCTGAAAAAGACTTATCAAATGTAGCGATACTTAGAACCAATGATATAAAAAAAATAATTGAATCAAGAGACGAAGAATCGATTAACATAGGATATAAGAGACTACAAGAAAGAAATATAAAATTTATAACCATTGATGATAAAGAGTATCCACCCCAATTAAAAAATATATATGATCCACCTTTTGGAATTTATAACAAAGGAATATTACCCAATGAAAAAAAATTAAAAATAGCAATTGTTGGTGCTAGGAAATGTACGTCCTATGGTAAAGAAATGGCTAAATATTTTGCAAGAGAACTTGCGAATCTTGGTGTTGAAGTAATTAGCGGTTTGGCAAGAGGTATAGACGCTTATGCCCATCAGGGAGCAATAGAAGGTAAAGGAAAAACATACAGTGTTCTTGGCAATGGACTAAATATATGTTATCCTCAAGAAAACATAAGCCTTTTTATGGAAGTTGAAAAACAAGGTGGAATCATTTCTGAGTATAATCTAGACGTTAAGCCTAATCCATCTCACTTTCCATTAAGGAATAGAATAATAAGTGGATTATCAGATGGTATTTTAGTAATAGAAGCTGCTAAAAAAAGTGGGTCCTTAATTACAGCAGAGATAAGCCTTGAACAAGGGAGAGAAGTATTTGCTTTACCAGGTCGAATTACGGATAAATTAAGTGAAGGCACAAACGAAATAATAAAAATGGGGGGAAAGATGGTAACAAGTATTGAAGATATATTAGAAGAATTTCAATATATCATGCCTAAATATGAGAGAATAGAAGAAAAAATAGAAAATAAATTAAAATTACTTGATAAAAATGAAAAAATGGTGTATGCTTGTTTGAGCCTAGAACCTAAATATATTGACGAAATAGCAAATGAATTAAAGATAGAAATACAAAAGGTGAATCATTTATTATTTATTTTAGAAATTAAAGGTTTGATTAAACAATTACCAAACAAGTATTTTATCATCAATGTTTAGTGGAGGGTAACTATGGCAAAATATTTAGTAATAGTCGAATCTCCTGCCAAAGCCAAAACCATAAAAAAGTTTCTTGGAAGCAATTATAAAGTTGAGGCATCCAATGGTCATGTTAGAGATTTGCCTAAAAGTCAACTTGGTGTAGACGTAGAAGATGACTTTGAACCAAAGTATATTACCATTCGTGGTAAAGGAGAACTTCTAAGTAAATTAAGAAAAGAAGTTAAAAAAGCACAAAAAGTATTTCTTGCAACTGACCCTGATAGAGAAGGGGAAGCAATTTCTTGGCATTTATTAAAAGCGCTTAATCTTGAAGGGAAACAAACAAGTCGTATCTCTTTTAATGAGATTACTAAGAATGCTGTAAAAAACTCTATTAAAGATGCAAGAGAAATAGATATGGATTTAGTAGATGCACAACAAGCAAGAAGGATACTGGATAGAATTGTTGGATACAAAATCAGTCCATTACTATGGAAAAAAATTAAAAAAGGTCTTAGTGCTGGTAGAGTTCAATCAGTAGCTCTAAGATTAATTTGTGACAGAGAAGATGAAATTAATGATTTTATTCCAGAAGAATACTGGACACTAGAAGCCTTTTTAAAGATAAATGAAAAGGAAATCATTTCTTGCAAATTCTATGGTAAAGGCAACGAAAAAATAAAAATATCAACTCAAGAAGAATTGCTTGTAATAGAAACAGAATTGAAAAATGCAGAATATAAAATTTCAGATATTAGAAAAAGTGAAAGAATTAAAAAAACTTTGGTACCTTTTATAACTAGTACACTTCAGCAAGAAGCGTCAAAGAAATTAAATTTTTCTACTCAAAAGACTATGAGAATTGCTCAGCAATTATACGAGGGCGTTGATGTAGAAGGTGAAGGTACAGTTGGTTTAATTACTTATTTACGTACAGATTCTACAAGAATATCTGAAGAGGCAGATTCCTTACTAAGAGATTATATTCGTTTAGAATATGGGGAACACTATTTATCAGAAGTTGTTCAAGAAAAAAAATCTACAAAGAAAGTTCAAGATGCTCACGAAGCTATAAGACCAACATATGTCCATTTTGAGCCTGATAAAGTAAAAAAATCATTATCAAAAGATCAATATCGTCTATACCAATTAATTTGGACTAGATTTGTTGCAAGTAGAATGCAACCAGCAAAATATATCACTACATCAATTAAAATTGATGCCAATGATTATCGGTTTACGACCAGCACATCTACGTTGGCTTTTGATGGGTTTTTAAAAGTTTATAAATTAGACGAGGAAGAGGAAAAAGAGAATAACCTTCTAAATGTAATTACTAAAGAAACTGAATTAAAGTATGAAGCATTAGATGGTAAACAGCATTTTACTCAACCCCCTCCAAGATATAATGAAGCAAGCTTAGTAAAAATTTTAGAAGAATTAGGAATTGGAAGACCAAGTACTTACTCCCCAACTATTACAACAATTATTCAAAGAAGATATATTATTAAAGAAAATAAGTCTTTATTTCCCACGGAGCTTGGTGAAATTGTAAACAGTATTATGAAGGAATATTTTCAAGATATTGTGGATACAAACTTTACTGCAAAGTTAGAAAAAGAACTCGATCAAGTGGAAGAAGGGTTATTTGACTGGAAACAAGTTTTGAGAGATTTTTATCCAGAGTTCAGTATCACAGTTGATAAAGCAGAAGAAGAAATTGGAGATATTAAACTAGAAGAAGAAGTAACGGATATTGTTTGTGAAGAGTGCAGTAAAAATATGGTAATACGCTATGGGAGACATGGAAAATTTCTTGCATGTCCTGGATTTCCAGATTGTAGAAATACAAAGCCATATTATGAAAAAATTGGTGTTACATGCCCTAAATGTACAGGGGATATTGTTATAAAGAAAACAAAAAAAGGAAGACGTTTCTTTGGTTGTGAAAATAACCCAGAATGTGACTTTATGACATGGCAAAAACCAACAGATAAAAAATGTCCAAATTGTAAAAATGTGTTACTTGAAAAAGGCAAGAAGTTAGTATGTGTAGACGAAAAATGTAATTATCAAACAGAAAATATAAAATAAACTTTAGATTTACAAAATTGCTTGTGAATTTAGCAATATTATGATAAAATATAAAATGTTATTAATCCCTTTCATTTTATATAAAGGGTTTGCATAATTTAATAATTTTTATAACTATAAATATAAATAGAAATGGTATTAAAATTATTAATTATGGAGATTCCTAAATATAAGTAGACAAAAGCATATTTATAGGAGGTCAAAAAAATGAGTGTACAATTATTAGACAAAACTAGAAAAATAAACAAATTATTACAGAGAACAGGTTCTCAACGTGTAGTTTTTAACGATATCTGTGAAGTTATGAGTGATATACTTTCATCTAACGCCTTGGTGATTAGTAAAAAAGGAAAACTCATTGGATTAAAAAACAGAGATGGCAATGGCTTAATAAATGAATTGTTACAAGATAACATTGGTGATTATATTGATGAACAATTAAATGAAAGACTATTGAATATTTTATCAACTAAAGAAAATGTAAATTTATCTACACTTGGTTTCACAAATGTTGAATCCTATGATGGAATCATCGTACCAATTGATATCGCTGGAGAAAGATTAGGAACTTTGTTTTTTTATAGACAAGAATCTGCATATGACTTAGAAGATGTAATATTAAGTGAATATGGAGCGACTGTTGTTGGTCTTGAAATTATGAGATCTGTTAATGAGGAAAATAATGAAGAGATTAGAAAGTCAACTATTGTTAGTTCAGCAATTGGTACATTATCTTTCTCGGAACTTGAAGCTATACTTCACATATTTGATGAATTAAACGGACCGGAAGGTATTTTAGTTGCAAGTAAAATTGCAGATCGTGTTGGTATAACGCGTTCAGTAATAGTAAATGCATTAAGAAAGTTTGAGAGTGCTGGCGTAATAGAATCTCGTTCATTAGGTATGAAAGGTACTTACATTAAAGTTCTTAACGATGTTTTATTAATTGAATTAAATAAAATGAGAAAATAAGTAATTTAAAAATAAGAATATATTTGAAAAGTTCTTGCTATTAAAAAAGCAAGAACTTTTTTTGTAAATTAGTAGTATAGAACCATAAAATTTTATGGAAAGTGATAAAATTCTTGATTCAATGGAACTATTTTTGAAATTCAAAACATACATGATTTTATTATATAGTTTTATAATCCATTGGTGTATAATAGGGTGAACCTTGCATATTTACGCTGTTTGGTGTATATTAATATATAATATTGTAGAAAAAAATAACCTTTATTTTTAGACCAGCCATTGGATAATAAAGGTTTATGTCGAATTTAATTGAATTAAGTCTAATTGCTTAGTATAATATACTTGAATTATTTTTTAGATAAATTATAATATATTTAATAACAAGTATGAGGTGAAAAGGTAAATGAATGGGAAAATATTTAGTAATGTCAACGTAATGAATAAATCGCTTGATGCATCTTGGCTAAGAAATCAGGTTATATCTGAAAACATTGCAAATGTTGATACTCCAGGGTACAAACGAAAAGACGTTGTATTTGAAAACAAACTAAGAGAAGCATTAATGAGTGGAAGATTAAATGCAAATGAATTAACGCCTAAAGTAGTACAAGATAAAGTCAATTTACAATTTAGAAGAGATGGTAATAACGTAGATATAGATGTTGAAATGGTAGAATTAAGTAAAAACCAATTGAGATATAATACATTAATAGAACAAGTAAAACATGATTTTAGTAGAATGAAAACAGCAATCACATCAAGATAAGGAGGATGTTTATGTCTTTTTTTAGTTCATTAAACTCCAGTGCATCAGGATTAACAGCGCAAAGGCTTAGAATGGATATAATATCCCAAAATATAGCCAATGTAAATACAACAAGAACAGAGAATGGGCAACCATATAAAAGAAAAACGGTTATCTTTGAAGAGAAAAATAATAATAAATTCAATGATGTATTAAATAATACAATGAATCAGTACAATGCTAACGGAGTACGAGTTTCAAGAATTGTTGAAGATGAGCGACCATTTATGCAAGTATATGATCCAACACATCCAGATGCTAATGAAGAAGGTTATGTGTTAATGCCTAATGTAAATGTGGTTGAAGAAATGACGAATATGATTAGTGCCAATAGAGCATATGAAGCCAATGTGACAGCATTAAATGCAAGTAAAGGTATGGCGATGAAAGCTCTCGAGATAGGAAGATAATTTAGCTTAATATAAAAACATACATATAGAATAGGGAGGGTGAAAGATGAACGTTTCCTCGTTGCAAACAATAAATGGTCTATTAGGGCAAGATAAAAAAACAAATTCAACCAATGGCAAGACAGTATTTGAAGATTTTTTTAATTCAGCAATGAATTTAGTTAATCAAACTAACGCACTTGAAAAAGAAGCTAATCAAATGTCTATAGATTTTGCTGCTGGAAAAGTTGATAGTATCCATGATGTTATGATTGCTCAAGAAAAAGCAAATATAGCATTACAGTATACAGTGGAAATTAGAAACAAGGTATTAGAAGCATATAACGAAATAATGAGAATTCAATTATAATGGTTAAACAGAGAACCTATTTAAAAATAAAAAATCAAAAGCCTTTACCAAATAGGTTTAAGGGGTGTAAGAATGAATGAAACTTTAAACAATTTTTCACAGCAAATTACAAGTTTTTTTGAAAAATATGATAAAAAGCAAAAATTAAAAATGTTCGGAATAGCAATTTTAGTAATCGCAGCTTTATCCATATTAATACTTGTAATTAACCAACCAAAGTTTGTAATGCTATCTAACAATCTCACTCCACGACAAGCGGCAGAAATTAGGGACATACTAAGTGAAAGTAGTATTAGATACAAAGTATCACCTGATGGATCCAGTGTTCAAGTAGATGCAAAACAAATTGCGGATGCAAATATGGCTTTAGGTCAAAAAGGCATTCCTACGACAGGTTTTACTTATGAAGATGCTTTTAATACAAGTTTTAGTACAACTGAAACAGCAAGAAATCAAATGCATCAACTAGCCTTTAGGCAAGAATTAGCAAATAGTATTAAAACAATGGATGGTATATCAGATGCAATAGTTAATCTGGTTATTCCAAATCAAGATAGAACAATATTTGACCAACATAGAGAATCAACAGCCAGCGTTTTATTAACAACAGAACCATCATTTTCAAATAATCAAGTTTTAGGCATTGTTAACTTTTTAGCCGCAGCAGTACCCAACTTAAAGAATGAGAATATTAAAGTGATTGATCAAAGAGGGAATATTCTGTTTCTTGGCGATGGCAATGATTATAATAGTCCAGGAAATAATTTTGATATAGTAAGACAAAGAAGTGACGTTATAAGAAAAGATGTTATGTCTGCATTATTAAGTTTGGGTATTTATGACGATGCAGAAGTTGTTGTGAATCTTGTAGTGGATTTTGATAAAGAATCTTCTGTTTCAGAGATTTATTCCACTCCAAACGGACAGGCTACTGGGATTCCTGGTTCAAGTTATCAATATGAATCAAGTGGTGTGAATGGGGTTGCTGGTGGAGCGCCTGGGATAGATGGGAATGCTGTACCAGAGTATTTTATGCCTGATGGAAGTATGTCTGAAAGTAATACGACCATTAGCCAAATTAATTATAATGTTAACAAGACAATCGTAAGTGCAGAAAAAGGTATTGGACAAATATTGTTTGATTCTTCTTCTATTGCAGTTGTTGTAAATGACTTTGTTATACATGACGAAGAGGTATTGGAACGTAGAGGGTTGTTAGAAAATATGACCTTTGAAGAATATAAAGAAATTCATAGTGAAAGAGTGTTATTTGATGTAGGAGATGAAGTTGTAAACCTAGTAAGAAACGCTACAGGTATTCCTAATGTGCAAGTTATAGGGTATGAAATTCCTATATTCTATGACAAAGTTGTTACGAGAACGCCTTGGACAAACTACATTACATTAGGGCTAACCATACTTATAATTGCTTTATTAGCTTTTGTTGTTTATAAAGGAATGGAACCAGTTGAAATAACAGAAATAGAGCCAGAATTATCTGTAGAAGATATGTTAGCAACTACAAAAGAACATCAACACTTAGATGATATCGAATTTGATGATAAATCTGAAACAAGAAAACAAATTGAAAAATTTGTAGAAGAAAAACCAGATGCAGTAGCTCAATTACTAAGAAATTGGTTAAATGAGGATTGGGAGTGATAATATGGCAAAAGACAAAACAATGACAGGTGTTCAAAAAGCAGCAACTTTATTAATAACTCTTGGTCCTGAAAAATCTTCAGAAGTTTTTAAACATCTTAAAGATGAAGAAATAGAACAACTTACCCTTGAAATAGCTAATACAAGAAGTGTATCTCCTAAAGCAAAAGAAGCGGTGCTACAGGAATTCTATGAAATATGTCTAGCACAACAGTATATTGCTGAGGGGGGTATTTCTTATGCAAAAGAATTACTTGAAAAAGCTTTAGGTAATGATAAGGCTAAAGATGTTATTGGAAGATTAACTGCGTCATTACAAGTAAGACCTTTTGAATTTATAAGAAAGACAGATCCAAGCCAGTTGTTAAATTTTATTTCAGAAGAGCATAATCAAACCATCGCTTTAATTTTATCTTACTTGTCACCAGCACAAGCGGGTTTGATTTTGGCTGCTTTACCAGGGGAAAAGCAATCAGATGTAGCAAAACGTATTGCACAAATGGATAGAACATCTCCTGATGTTATTAAAGATGTAGAAAATGTATTGGAAAGAAAATTATCTTCATTAGTGACACAAGATTATACAGTTGTTGGTGGCGTAGATAGTATTGTTCAAATACTTAACTCAGTAGATAGAAGTACAGAGAAACACATTATGGAAACATTGGAAATAGAAGATACAGAATTAGCAGAAGAAATTAGAAAGAAAATGTTTGTATTCGAAGATATTATTGCTCTTGATGATAGATCTATTCAAAGGGTTCTTAGAGAAGTTGATAACAACGACTTGGCAATTGCTCTTAAGGGGGCAGGAGAAGAAGTGCAAAATGTTATCTTTAACAACTTATCTAAACGTTTAGCAACTATGATAAAAGAAGATATGGAGTATATGGGTCCTGTGCGACTTAAAGATGTTGAAGAATCACAACAAAAAATTGTTAATATTATAAGAAAACTTGAGGATGCTGCAGAGATAGTTATATCTCGAGGTGGAGGTGACGAAATAGTTGTCTAATCTATTTAAATCGTCATTTGTTACCTTTTCACCAGAAAATAAAAAAGTTATCAAAATTGAGAATACAAATCCAAGAATTATTAATAAAGATTCAGAAGATGAGGAATCTAACATAGTGCCTATCTCTACAGAAATTGATTATAAATTAAAAGAAGAAGAAGCACAGCAAAAAATCAATCAGATGATGGAAGATGCACAAAAACAGGCTGAAGTTATTAAAAAGAATGCATACGAAGAAGGAAAAGAACAAGGATATTCTCAAGGCTATAGTGAAGGATATTCTATTGGGAAGTTAGAGGCGGACCAACTAATAAACAAACTTAAACAAGAAGAAATTCAATTAGAGGAGAAATACAATAACTTAATAGAATCTTTAGAACCTGAATTCGTTCAACTAGTGATTGCCATAATTGAAAAAATGACAGGCATTCTGGTAGAAAACAAAAAAGAAATTATACTCTACTTAATAAATGAAGGCATCAGATCAAGAGAATCCGCTAGGGAATACCTTATTAATGTAGCTATAGATGACTATAACTACATTATTGATCATAGTAAAGATGTAATTAATATGGGTAATCCAAATGTGAAGATCAATATAGTAAGTAATACCAAGCTTGAAAAGGGTCAATGTTTTATCGAAACTGAAAATGGCATAATTAATTCAAGCGTTGATACTCAATTAACAGAATTGATTGCAGACTTGGAACTGCTCTCCAAATAAGGGATATATAAAAGAGAATGACACTATTATTATACACTTAATGCCTTGGAAACTGGAAAGGAATTGAAGTTTATGAAAACTATCAATTTTAACAAATACAAAGACTTATTAAATAAATCCTATATAAAGCAGCTAGGTAGTGTTTCAAAAGTAATTGG
The nucleotide sequence above comes from Natranaerovirga pectinivora. Encoded proteins:
- the flgB gene encoding flagellar basal body rod protein FlgB, whose amino-acid sequence is MNGKIFSNVNVMNKSLDASWLRNQVISENIANVDTPGYKRKDVVFENKLREALMSGRLNANELTPKVVQDKVNLQFRRDGNNVDIDVEMVELSKNQLRYNTLIEQVKHDFSRMKTAITSR
- the codY gene encoding GTP-sensing pleiotropic transcriptional regulator CodY; this encodes MSVQLLDKTRKINKLLQRTGSQRVVFNDICEVMSDILSSNALVISKKGKLIGLKNRDGNGLINELLQDNIGDYIDEQLNERLLNILSTKENVNLSTLGFTNVESYDGIIVPIDIAGERLGTLFFYRQESAYDLEDVILSEYGATVVGLEIMRSVNEENNEEIRKSTIVSSAIGTLSFSELEAILHIFDELNGPEGILVASKIADRVGITRSVIVNALRKFESAGVIESRSLGMKGTYIKVLNDVLLIELNKMRK
- the dprA gene encoding DNA-processing protein DprA, with amino-acid sequence MNKSLYWYWMCNIKGIGQKKTAKLLDCFGDPEGVWRASEKDLSNVAILRTNDIKKIIESRDEESINIGYKRLQERNIKFITIDDKEYPPQLKNIYDPPFGIYNKGILPNEKKLKIAIVGARKCTSYGKEMAKYFARELANLGVEVISGLARGIDAYAHQGAIEGKGKTYSVLGNGLNICYPQENISLFMEVEKQGGIISEYNLDVKPNPSHFPLRNRIISGLSDGILVIEAAKKSGSLITAEISLEQGREVFALPGRITDKLSEGTNEIIKMGGKMVTSIEDILEEFQYIMPKYERIEEKIENKLKLLDKNEKMVYACLSLEPKYIDEIANELKIEIQKVNHLLFILEIKGLIKQLPNKYFIINV
- the fliG gene encoding flagellar motor switch protein FliG → MAKDKTMTGVQKAATLLITLGPEKSSEVFKHLKDEEIEQLTLEIANTRSVSPKAKEAVLQEFYEICLAQQYIAEGGISYAKELLEKALGNDKAKDVIGRLTASLQVRPFEFIRKTDPSQLLNFISEEHNQTIALILSYLSPAQAGLILAALPGEKQSDVAKRIAQMDRTSPDVIKDVENVLERKLSSLVTQDYTVVGGVDSIVQILNSVDRSTEKHIMETLEIEDTELAEEIRKKMFVFEDIIALDDRSIQRVLREVDNNDLAIALKGAGEEVQNVIFNNLSKRLATMIKEDMEYMGPVRLKDVEESQQKIVNIIRKLEDAAEIVISRGGGDEIVV
- the flgC gene encoding flagellar basal body rod protein FlgC, translated to MSFFSSLNSSASGLTAQRLRMDIISQNIANVNTTRTENGQPYKRKTVIFEEKNNNKFNDVLNNTMNQYNANGVRVSRIVEDERPFMQVYDPTHPDANEEGYVLMPNVNVVEEMTNMISANRAYEANVTALNASKGMAMKALEIGR
- a CDS encoding lipid II:glycine glycyltransferase FemX, producing the protein MKFVTKIEESKFNRFIESHEIGNELQTIEWGKFKSWYNWSYETVGLVDEHLNLIAGALLLRRKIPGTFKTILYAPRGFVLDYTDEEVLEKFIYHLKSYGKKTKAMFVKIDPCIKHREHNIEGQVIEGGINNTGIIDKLINYGFVYKKGALGFESTQPRFVFELDINRDELDVLKNFHHKTRYNIRLAERKGIEIHQGKKDDLKEFSRIMKVTGDRDGFITRPLSYFEKMHDTLGDKNRMKLFIAKYNINKALDNINEELAAINTTRDNTIEKNEKLILQKNELLELKKNNPNDIIVSGAILLLSGKRACYLYGASDNVYRNLMPNYLLQWEMIKYAMSKGCLIYDFRGVSGDLDPNNPLYGLYKFKKGFNGEFVEYIGEFDLVINKYYYKLWEFCLPKLKSVSHKLKK
- a CDS encoding FliH/SctL family protein; translated protein: MSNLFKSSFVTFSPENKKVIKIENTNPRIINKDSEDEESNIVPISTEIDYKLKEEEAQQKINQMMEDAQKQAEVIKKNAYEEGKEQGYSQGYSEGYSIGKLEADQLINKLKQEEIQLEEKYNNLIESLEPEFVQLVIAIIEKMTGILVENKKEIILYLINEGIRSRESAREYLINVAIDDYNYIIDHSKDVINMGNPNVKINIVSNTKLEKGQCFIETENGIINSSVDTQLTELIADLELLSK
- the fliF gene encoding flagellar basal-body MS-ring/collar protein FliF, whose protein sequence is MNETLNNFSQQITSFFEKYDKKQKLKMFGIAILVIAALSILILVINQPKFVMLSNNLTPRQAAEIRDILSESSIRYKVSPDGSSVQVDAKQIADANMALGQKGIPTTGFTYEDAFNTSFSTTETARNQMHQLAFRQELANSIKTMDGISDAIVNLVIPNQDRTIFDQHRESTASVLLTTEPSFSNNQVLGIVNFLAAAVPNLKNENIKVIDQRGNILFLGDGNDYNSPGNNFDIVRQRSDVIRKDVMSALLSLGIYDDAEVVVNLVVDFDKESSVSEIYSTPNGQATGIPGSSYQYESSGVNGVAGGAPGIDGNAVPEYFMPDGSMSESNTTISQINYNVNKTIVSAEKGIGQILFDSSSIAVVVNDFVIHDEEVLERRGLLENMTFEEYKEIHSERVLFDVGDEVVNLVRNATGIPNVQVIGYEIPIFYDKVVTRTPWTNYITLGLTILIIALLAFVVYKGMEPVEITEIEPELSVEDMLATTKEHQHLDDIEFDDKSETRKQIEKFVEEKPDAVAQLLRNWLNEDWE
- the fliE gene encoding flagellar hook-basal body complex protein FliE, whose amino-acid sequence is MNVSSLQTINGLLGQDKKTNSTNGKTVFEDFFNSAMNLVNQTNALEKEANQMSIDFAAGKVDSIHDVMIAQEKANIALQYTVEIRNKVLEAYNEIMRIQL
- the topA gene encoding type I DNA topoisomerase, which encodes MAKYLVIVESPAKAKTIKKFLGSNYKVEASNGHVRDLPKSQLGVDVEDDFEPKYITIRGKGELLSKLRKEVKKAQKVFLATDPDREGEAISWHLLKALNLEGKQTSRISFNEITKNAVKNSIKDAREIDMDLVDAQQARRILDRIVGYKISPLLWKKIKKGLSAGRVQSVALRLICDREDEINDFIPEEYWTLEAFLKINEKEIISCKFYGKGNEKIKISTQEELLVIETELKNAEYKISDIRKSERIKKTLVPFITSTLQQEASKKLNFSTQKTMRIAQQLYEGVDVEGEGTVGLITYLRTDSTRISEEADSLLRDYIRLEYGEHYLSEVVQEKKSTKKVQDAHEAIRPTYVHFEPDKVKKSLSKDQYRLYQLIWTRFVASRMQPAKYITTSIKIDANDYRFTTSTSTLAFDGFLKVYKLDEEEEKENNLLNVITKETELKYEALDGKQHFTQPPPRYNEASLVKILEELGIGRPSTYSPTITTIIQRRYIIKENKSLFPTELGEIVNSIMKEYFQDIVDTNFTAKLEKELDQVEEGLFDWKQVLRDFYPEFSITVDKAEEEIGDIKLEEEVTDIVCEECSKNMVIRYGRHGKFLACPGFPDCRNTKPYYEKIGVTCPKCTGDIVIKKTKKGRRFFGCENNPECDFMTWQKPTDKKCPNCKNVLLEKGKKLVCVDEKCNYQTENIK